A section of the Pochonia chlamydosporia 170 chromosome 2, whole genome shotgun sequence genome encodes:
- a CDS encoding WSC domain-containing protein translates to MARPGALGSNLADLASYLLTNGPRKVYPASRRVRVIHNHTIIVDTSKAMHVWEHDGYPQFYVPLSELRNCSKRDTQLIRSDGVARAAVVEVTIPSRNGIKEVKTDRVLRFTDDKSLGALAGLVRLEFGAMDQWLEEDVPVYVHPKDPFKRIDILPSSRPIEVKVGGKTVAKASSSVHLHETGLPARYYISPGAVDPAVIRKSSLITKCPYKGDAEYYHILVDGAVYDNLVWYYRLPTHESAGIAGLLCFYNEKVDILLDGQLLERPKTHFG, encoded by the exons ATGGCGAGACCTGGGGCTTTGGGTTCAAA TCTCGCCGACCTGGCCAGCTATTTACTTACAAATGGTCCTCGCAAAGTATATCCAGCCTCTCGACGGGTACGTGTCATCCACAACCATACTATAATTGTGGATACATCCAAGGCTATGCACGTTTGGGAGCATGATGGCTATCCTCAATTCTATGTGCCTCTGAGTGAGCTCAGGAATTGCTCCAAACGGGATACCCAACTTATTCGGAGTGATGGCGTTGCCAGAGCTGCGGTTGTGGAGGTTACCATTCCATCAAggaatggcatcaaagaGGTCAAGACAGATCGCGTGCTTCGATTTACAGACGATAAGAGCCTTGGCGCATTAGCAGGCTTAGTGCGCTTGGAATTTGGAGCCATGG ACCAATGGCTTGAAGAAGATGTCCCCGTGTATGTTCACCCAAAGGATCCCTTCAAGCGCATTGATATCCTCCCCTCTTCAAGACCAATAGAAGTCAAAGTCGGAGGCAAAACGGTGGCCAAGGCCTCATCATCCGTTCATCTACACGAGACCGGCCTCCCAGCACGATATTACATCTCACCAGGTGCAGTCGATCCAGCCGTGATACGGAAGAGCAGTCTCATTACCAAATGCCCATATAAAGGCGATGCCGAGTATTACCATATCCTCGTAGATGGAGCGGTGTACGATAATTTGGTGTGGTATTACAGGTTGCCTACGCATGAGAGTGCCGGAATTGCGGGCCTATTGTGCTTTTACAATGAAAAAGTTGACATTTTGCTTGATGGGCAACTTTTAGAAAGGCCCAAGACTCACTTTGGGTAG